A single Carcharodon carcharias isolate sCarCar2 chromosome 39 unlocalized genomic scaffold, sCarCar2.pri SUPER_39_unloc_1, whole genome shotgun sequence DNA region contains:
- the LOC121274850 gene encoding leukocyte-associated immunoglobulin-like receptor 1 isoform X2 yields MLCESHWKMFILSFILIIGNVHPSAGEDKEYQLSQPTIFTSPNSGTVVDGENVGISCEADIRSNGGQVHLYKNRSGSPVQSRVVKGNVQTVYFSINPVNEGAGGNYSCRYETRVIGYWKKSPFSRDVTITVTAAPSTPWLNITPGYAAFIVLLPCAALALFLIIKRGRKRKQHTRRNAASTSGDTGNQDADATDGTANVSPNSDTMDVHPEAAPEDQQELNYATLNLEALKQKEAASVTTGDCSIYAEVKKK; encoded by the exons ATGTTGTGCGAATCGCATTGGAAAATGTTCATCCTCTCCTTTATTCTGATCATCG GTAATGTTCATCCGTCGGCTGGAGAAGACAAAGAAT ATCAACTCTCACAGCCAACAATCTTCACAAGCCCGAATTCCGGCACAGTGGTAGATGGAGAAAATGTTGGAATTTCCTGCGAGGCGGACATTCGTTCCAATGGGGGGCAAGTTCACTTGTACAAAAACCGCTCAGGATCCCCTGTACAATCTCGAGTGGTGAAGGGCAACGTGCAAACTGTCTACTTCAGCATAAATCCAGTAAACGAAGGCGCAGGAGGAAATTATAGCTGTCGGTATGAAACAAGGGTGATAGGATATTGGAAGAAATCCCCATTCAGCAGAGATGTAACGATTACTGTGACAG CTGCACCCAGCACGCCATGGCTGAACATCACCCCGGGGTACGCTGCCTTTATCGTCCTGTTACCTTGTGCGGCGCTTGCTTTGTTCTTGATCATTAAGAGAG GACGAAAGAGGAAACAGCATACTCGGAG AAATGCAGCCTCAACAAGTGGGGACACGGGTAACCAGGACGCTGATGCCACGG ATGGCACCGCAAACGTTTCTCCCAATTCTGACACAATG gatgtgcatccTGAAGCAGCGCCTGAAGATCAACAAGAGCTCAATTATGCCACTTTGAATCTGGAGGCCTTGAAACAGAAGGAAGCTGCGTCCGTCACAACGGGCGACTGCAGCATTTACGCCGAAGTGAAAAAGAAATAG
- the LOC121274850 gene encoding leukocyte immunoglobulin-like receptor subfamily B member 5 isoform X1, translated as MLCESHWKMFILSFILIIGNVHPSAGEDKEYHLPKPVLSLNPTYRVFFHEENVTLTCHCRCSSTLHRYYRHQEQFTQQQTRRGLCNSSVSLRRVGGYEARYTCECLHIENRIWSTSKRSDPVQIVVGDQLSQPTIFTSPNSGTVVDGENVGISCEADIRSNGGQVHLYKNRSGSPVQSRVVKGNVQTVYFSINPVNEGAGGNYSCRYETRVIGYWKKSPFSRDVTITVTAAPSTPWLNITPGYAAFIVLLPCAALALFLIIKRGRKRKQHTRRNAASTSGDTGNQDADATDGTANVSPNSDTMDVHPEAAPEDQQELNYATLNLEALKQKEAASVTTGDCSIYAEVKKK; from the exons ATGTTGTGCGAATCGCATTGGAAAATGTTCATCCTCTCCTTTATTCTGATCATCG GTAATGTTCATCCGTCGGCTGGAGAAGACAAAGAAT ATCATTTACCTAAGCCAGTATTATCTCTGAATCCAACTTATCGGGTGTTTTTTCACGAAGAAAATGTGACTTTGACCTGTCACTGTCGGTGCTCCTCCACATTGCACCGTTATTATAGACACCAGGAACAATTCACGCAGCAGCAAACTCGTCGAGGTCTATGTAACTCTTCTGTTTCATTACGGAGAGTAGGGGGATATGAAGCACGCTACACATGTGAATGTCTACACATTGAGAATCGCATTTGGAGTACTTCAAAGCGGAGCGACCCAGTGCAGATTGTTGTTGGAG ATCAACTCTCACAGCCAACAATCTTCACAAGCCCGAATTCCGGCACAGTGGTAGATGGAGAAAATGTTGGAATTTCCTGCGAGGCGGACATTCGTTCCAATGGGGGGCAAGTTCACTTGTACAAAAACCGCTCAGGATCCCCTGTACAATCTCGAGTGGTGAAGGGCAACGTGCAAACTGTCTACTTCAGCATAAATCCAGTAAACGAAGGCGCAGGAGGAAATTATAGCTGTCGGTATGAAACAAGGGTGATAGGATATTGGAAGAAATCCCCATTCAGCAGAGATGTAACGATTACTGTGACAG CTGCACCCAGCACGCCATGGCTGAACATCACCCCGGGGTACGCTGCCTTTATCGTCCTGTTACCTTGTGCGGCGCTTGCTTTGTTCTTGATCATTAAGAGAG GACGAAAGAGGAAACAGCATACTCGGAG AAATGCAGCCTCAACAAGTGGGGACACGGGTAACCAGGACGCTGATGCCACGG ATGGCACCGCAAACGTTTCTCCCAATTCTGACACAATG gatgtgcatccTGAAGCAGCGCCTGAAGATCAACAAGAGCTCAATTATGCCACTTTGAATCTGGAGGCCTTGAAACAGAAGGAAGCTGCGTCCGTCACAACGGGCGACTGCAGCATTTACGCCGAAGTGAAAAAGAAATAG